The Arthrobacter sp. NicSoilC5 genome has a window encoding:
- a CDS encoding GNAT family N-acetyltransferase: protein MSDITVRHTPGRERFEILDAGNVIGKAAYKEYDGGESPQRIFYHTVINEEYGGQGLAGRLATAALDSTVEDGIGIVPVCPFIKKFLAKHPEYLGSVVAVAPAHLEFLETAIAARTRG from the coding sequence TTGAGCGACATCACCGTCCGCCACACCCCTGGGCGCGAACGCTTCGAGATTCTCGATGCCGGCAATGTCATCGGCAAGGCGGCGTACAAGGAGTACGACGGCGGGGAGTCGCCGCAGCGGATTTTCTACCACACGGTCATCAATGAGGAATACGGCGGTCAGGGCCTGGCCGGCCGCCTGGCCACGGCCGCCCTGGATAGCACGGTTGAGGACGGCATCGGCATCGTCCCGGTGTGCCCGTTCATCAAGAAGTTCCTGGCCAAGCACCCCGAATACCTGGGCAGCGTAGTTGCGGTTGCCCCCGCGCACCTGGAATTCCTGGAGACCGCGATCGCCGCCCGCACCCGCGGCTAG
- a CDS encoding serine hydrolase, whose product MSMHPVVPQPGRDAPPPAPGKPSSGKARGNRRLLILALAVVLVIVGTITLAVVRSEPPTGAAVPTGPAVPAAPVAAAPPSLQDSVDSILSEADEYRIGLALADVSGGAERTFGDESTFTAASTAKILTAAAYYHLVENGQASLDEPMGDYDAAFQLKAMVNDSNNDSWLLLMDAVGHPQLTAYAASIGVAYDPEQNLLTAADMALILKKLYAGELLDKDNTEQLLSYMQDTNNEDLIPAGSRSGVDVHHKYGEVSGELHDAALLSYRGSTFALVIYTENPEGVPDDGQAEVIRDLTRAVEDALFPVGLTGK is encoded by the coding sequence ATGTCCATGCACCCCGTGGTGCCCCAACCAGGCCGCGACGCTCCGCCGCCGGCACCGGGCAAGCCGTCTTCCGGCAAAGCACGGGGCAACAGAAGACTGCTGATCCTGGCCCTTGCCGTGGTGCTGGTCATCGTCGGCACCATCACCCTGGCCGTGGTCCGGTCCGAGCCGCCGACGGGCGCAGCGGTTCCCACCGGGCCGGCGGTTCCCGCGGCACCGGTGGCGGCAGCCCCGCCGTCGTTGCAGGACAGCGTGGACAGCATCCTCAGCGAAGCCGACGAATACCGGATTGGGCTGGCGCTCGCCGACGTGTCCGGGGGCGCCGAACGGACGTTCGGCGATGAAAGCACCTTTACCGCCGCCAGCACGGCGAAGATCCTGACCGCCGCCGCCTACTACCACCTGGTGGAGAACGGGCAGGCAAGCCTTGACGAACCCATGGGCGACTACGACGCAGCCTTCCAGCTCAAAGCCATGGTCAACGACAGCAACAACGATTCCTGGCTGCTGCTCATGGACGCGGTGGGCCACCCACAGCTGACCGCCTACGCGGCCTCCATCGGCGTCGCGTACGACCCCGAACAGAACCTGCTGACCGCCGCGGACATGGCCCTGATCCTGAAGAAGCTGTACGCGGGCGAGCTCCTGGACAAGGACAACACGGAGCAGCTGCTGAGCTACATGCAGGACACCAACAACGAAGACCTCATTCCCGCCGGGTCACGGTCCGGCGTGGACGTGCACCACAAGTACGGGGAAGTGTCCGGTGAACTGCACGACGCTGCGCTCCTGAGCTACCGCGGGTCGACGTTCGCGCTGGTGATCTATACGGAGAACCCGGAGGGCGTTCCGGATGACGGGCAGGCAGAGGTGATCCGGGACCTTACCAGGGCAGTCGAGGACGCGCTGTTCCCGGTGGGACTGACGGGCAAATAG
- a CDS encoding MFS transporter: MSNNPRTALAVAGLSLGTALNPLNSSMIAVALVVLRADFGLDVAAVTWVVTSFYLASAAGQPVMGRLADRFGPRRMFLLGMGLVAITCALAPLAPNFALLCVARAVMALGTATAYPSAVVMVGALAHQAKVDTARPLGRLQMANTSAAAVGPVVGGLLVGFVGWESLFLVNVPLALAALLIVRKAAPPDKARERGSVAELVRDSDLPGIAGFIGALLLVMMAALNVAPDYRWLMLAGGTVIAALFAWRELRFAKPFLDLRLLGRNRPLMLVYLAFAVFSSVYYFVFFGLPQLLQEAGGYDPGVVGLLMLPLAGMSVVATPWAVSAMGRFGVRRVLLAGVVLLTVAAALMWLLTGTLAIPVVVVLTALMGIPYGTVGIASNQGMFVSTRPQDRGVAAGIYQTCRYVGAITATVMIGVFAAGGVHQDSWMRMVLAMLVLCAVTLGISVFWRQQKA, encoded by the coding sequence GTGAGCAACAACCCCCGGACTGCCCTGGCCGTCGCCGGCCTCAGCCTGGGCACGGCACTGAACCCGCTGAACTCCTCCATGATCGCCGTGGCCCTGGTAGTGCTGCGCGCAGACTTCGGGCTCGACGTCGCCGCCGTCACCTGGGTGGTCACGTCCTTCTACCTGGCCTCTGCCGCCGGCCAGCCCGTCATGGGCCGGCTGGCCGACCGGTTCGGCCCGCGGCGGATGTTCCTGCTGGGCATGGGGCTGGTGGCCATCACCTGCGCCCTGGCTCCGCTGGCCCCCAACTTCGCCCTGCTCTGCGTCGCACGGGCGGTCATGGCCCTCGGCACAGCCACCGCGTATCCCAGCGCGGTGGTGATGGTGGGTGCGCTCGCGCACCAGGCAAAGGTTGATACGGCACGTCCGCTCGGCCGGCTGCAAATGGCCAACACGTCCGCCGCCGCGGTGGGTCCCGTGGTGGGCGGCCTGCTGGTGGGCTTCGTGGGCTGGGAGTCCCTGTTCCTGGTCAATGTCCCGCTGGCCCTGGCGGCGCTGCTGATTGTGCGGAAGGCCGCCCCGCCGGACAAGGCCCGGGAGCGCGGCAGCGTGGCGGAGCTGGTGCGGGACTCGGACCTCCCGGGCATCGCCGGATTCATCGGCGCGCTGCTGCTGGTCATGATGGCCGCGCTGAACGTGGCCCCGGACTACCGCTGGCTGATGCTTGCCGGTGGAACCGTCATCGCAGCGCTGTTCGCCTGGCGCGAGCTGCGCTTCGCCAAGCCATTCCTGGACCTGCGGCTGCTGGGCCGGAACAGGCCGCTGATGCTGGTGTACCTGGCCTTCGCCGTTTTCAGCAGCGTCTACTACTTCGTCTTCTTCGGCCTCCCACAACTCCTGCAGGAAGCCGGCGGCTACGATCCCGGCGTGGTGGGCCTGCTGATGCTGCCGCTGGCCGGCATGTCCGTGGTAGCCACCCCATGGGCAGTCTCTGCCATGGGAAGGTTCGGGGTCCGGCGGGTGCTGCTCGCCGGCGTCGTCCTCTTGACGGTGGCGGCGGCCCTCATGTGGCTGCTGACCGGCACACTGGCCATCCCCGTCGTGGTGGTCCTCACTGCCCTCATGGGCATCCCGTACGGGACTGTGGGCATCGCCTCCAACCAGGGCATGTTTGTGTCCACCCGGCCGCAGGACCGGGGCGTCGCTGCCGGGATCTACCAAACCTGCCGCTACGTCGGGGCGATCACCGCCACCGTGATGATCGGCGTTTTCGCGGCCGGCGGGGTGCACCAGGACAGCTGGATGCGGATGGTCCTGGCCATGCTGGTTCTCTGTGCCGTGACATTGGGGATCTCCGTATTCTGGCGGCAGCAAAAGGCGTAG
- a CDS encoding hemolysin family protein, producing MDSGALVNIGLVLGFVLLGGVFAAAEMALVSLRESQVRRIEKSGETGARTAALARNPNRFLSTVQIGVTLSGFFSAAYGASTIAPDVVPLLEALGLGAAAGPVSFIGMTLLVAYLSLVLGELAPKRLALQRPVAFTKVLAPPLIGLARVMRPVIWLLSVSTDTVVRLLGGDPRAKRESISSEELWDMVADSELLEESSRNIVADVFGAGDRTLQEVMRPRTEVTFIDGAMSVADARRMVRDGPYSRFPVIGRSPDDVLGFVHIRDLMPRDEVQDQAPVRDLAREILPLPGTNRVLPSLSRMRKTNQHIALVVDEYGGTDGVVTLEDLVEELVGEIYDEYDTGAEHEDRVNVADGFIDVDGGLILQEFKAASGIVLPEGHYETVAGFMMDRLGRLPRAGDRVQIPGYVLTVLSMDRLRIARIRVTPVTGPAG from the coding sequence ATGGACAGCGGCGCCCTGGTCAATATTGGGTTGGTTCTCGGTTTCGTACTGCTGGGCGGGGTGTTCGCTGCGGCGGAGATGGCCCTGGTGTCCCTGCGCGAAAGCCAGGTGCGCCGGATCGAGAAGTCCGGTGAAACCGGCGCCCGGACTGCGGCCCTGGCACGCAATCCCAACCGGTTCCTCTCCACCGTCCAGATCGGGGTGACCTTGTCCGGGTTCTTCTCGGCGGCCTATGGCGCCTCCACGATCGCTCCCGACGTCGTCCCCCTCCTCGAAGCCCTGGGGCTGGGTGCGGCGGCCGGCCCAGTGTCCTTCATCGGTATGACCCTGCTGGTGGCCTATCTGTCCCTCGTCCTGGGCGAGCTTGCCCCCAAGCGGCTGGCGCTGCAACGTCCCGTCGCGTTCACCAAAGTGCTGGCCCCTCCGCTGATCGGCCTCGCCCGGGTCATGCGGCCCGTTATCTGGCTCCTGTCCGTATCCACGGATACCGTGGTGAGGCTCCTTGGCGGCGACCCCCGTGCCAAGCGGGAGAGCATCAGCTCGGAGGAGCTCTGGGACATGGTGGCGGACAGCGAACTGCTCGAAGAGAGCAGCCGGAACATCGTCGCCGATGTGTTCGGCGCTGGGGACCGGACGCTGCAGGAGGTGATGCGCCCACGTACGGAGGTGACTTTCATCGACGGCGCCATGAGTGTTGCCGACGCCCGCAGGATGGTCAGGGACGGCCCGTACTCGCGGTTCCCCGTGATCGGGAGGAGCCCGGACGACGTCCTGGGCTTTGTGCACATCCGGGACCTGATGCCCCGCGACGAGGTGCAGGACCAGGCGCCGGTGCGGGACCTTGCCCGCGAGATCCTTCCGCTGCCCGGGACCAACCGGGTGCTGCCGTCGCTGTCCCGAATGCGCAAGACCAACCAGCACATCGCCCTGGTGGTGGACGAGTACGGCGGCACCGACGGCGTGGTCACGCTCGAAGACCTTGTAGAGGAACTGGTGGGCGAAATCTATGACGAGTACGACACCGGTGCCGAGCACGAGGACCGGGTCAACGTGGCCGACGGCTTCATCGACGTGGACGGCGGCCTGATTCTGCAGGAGTTCAAGGCAGCCTCCGGGATCGTCCTCCCGGAGGGCCACTACGAAACCGTCGCCGGGTTCATGATGGACCGGCTGGGGCGCCTGCCCCGCGCAGGCGATCGGGTGCAGATCCCGGGATACGTGCTGACTGTCCTCAGCATGGACAGGCTCCGGATCGCCCGCATCCGGGTCACACCGGTTACCGGCCCGGCCGGCTGA
- a CDS encoding amidohydrolase family protein, translated as MGTPSLLVVDSHVHIWDPAALDYTWLADAPTLNKPFLPEDLPHSGANTRAAVFVQADCRDDQALKEVDWVSGLHAVWPQLAGIVAFAPISRGDAVAEDLDQLLERPLVRGIRQLFQDRDESFMLDRETLAGARQVARAGLVFDACIRSRQLPALAEFADGVPDLPIVLDHMGKPSIAGGDLTAWRTGMRELARRPNVVVKISGAGAEADPNRPLAPQALPVIQETLHLFGAARCMVGSDFPVSLTSPANYQAWITVVEQSLAGASDGERGSVAYGTAARVYQLAEEPEQRTSNQEQD; from the coding sequence ATGGGAACGCCTTCATTGCTGGTGGTTGATTCGCACGTCCACATCTGGGATCCCGCGGCGCTCGACTACACCTGGCTTGCGGATGCACCCACCCTGAACAAGCCGTTCCTGCCCGAAGACCTCCCGCACAGCGGGGCAAACACCCGTGCGGCTGTTTTTGTGCAGGCTGACTGCCGTGATGACCAGGCCCTGAAGGAAGTGGACTGGGTGTCCGGCCTCCACGCAGTCTGGCCGCAGCTGGCGGGGATTGTGGCTTTCGCCCCCATCAGCCGCGGTGATGCTGTAGCGGAGGACCTGGACCAGCTGCTGGAACGCCCCCTGGTACGGGGCATCAGGCAGCTGTTCCAGGACCGGGACGAATCATTCATGCTGGACCGGGAAACACTGGCAGGTGCACGCCAGGTTGCCCGGGCAGGCCTGGTTTTCGACGCGTGCATCCGCTCCCGGCAGCTACCGGCCCTGGCGGAATTCGCGGACGGCGTTCCAGACCTGCCCATCGTGCTGGATCACATGGGCAAGCCGTCGATAGCCGGTGGGGACCTCACAGCGTGGCGCACCGGGATGCGGGAACTGGCCAGGCGCCCCAACGTCGTCGTCAAGATTTCGGGGGCGGGCGCTGAAGCCGACCCGAACCGGCCTCTGGCGCCCCAGGCCCTCCCCGTCATCCAGGAAACCCTCCATCTTTTTGGGGCGGCACGCTGCATGGTCGGCAGTGATTTCCCCGTCTCCCTGACAAGCCCGGCCAACTACCAGGCCTGGATCACTGTGGTGGAACAGTCACTGGCGGGTGCGTCCGACGGCGAGCGGGGCAGTGTTGCATATGGAACGGCCGCCCGGGTCTACCAGCTCGCGGAAGAGCCTGAACAAAGAACCTCTAACCAGGAACAGGACTGA
- a CDS encoding dienelactone hydrolase family protein: MGNMMTLGNAQTAVQAYISEPAGIPKGGLVVVHEVWGLVGHTKDVADRFAAEGYLAVAPDLLSGAGGTADLTGELQEAAFDPEQRSNAQPRLRKHMAPMRSPEYAKHAVAALRVCFDHLEGVPGLAGRVAATGFCLGGTYIFSLAVAEPRLRAAVPFYGHAEFKDSELRAINCPVLAFYGEQDGALMEELPGLKSRMRAAGVDFEAVVYPGTGHAFFNDTNRYTYNAPAAADAWARTLTFLEQSLGTPA; the protein is encoded by the coding sequence ATGGGAAACATGATGACTCTGGGCAACGCCCAAACCGCCGTCCAGGCATACATCAGTGAACCGGCCGGGATTCCCAAAGGCGGTCTGGTGGTAGTCCACGAAGTCTGGGGGCTGGTAGGCCATACCAAGGATGTGGCAGACCGGTTTGCGGCGGAAGGCTACCTCGCAGTGGCCCCTGACCTGCTGTCCGGGGCCGGGGGAACGGCCGACCTGACAGGGGAGCTGCAGGAGGCGGCGTTCGATCCGGAACAGCGCAGCAACGCCCAGCCGCGGTTGCGCAAGCACATGGCGCCGATGCGCTCCCCGGAGTATGCCAAACACGCAGTCGCCGCCCTCCGCGTGTGCTTTGACCACCTGGAAGGCGTGCCGGGACTGGCAGGGCGGGTGGCCGCGACGGGCTTCTGCCTGGGCGGGACCTACATCTTCTCCCTGGCGGTTGCCGAGCCGCGGCTGCGCGCCGCCGTGCCGTTCTACGGGCATGCCGAGTTCAAGGACTCGGAGCTGCGGGCCATCAACTGCCCGGTCCTGGCTTTTTACGGCGAGCAGGACGGGGCCCTCATGGAGGAGCTTCCCGGTCTGAAGTCTCGGATGCGCGCCGCCGGGGTGGACTTTGAGGCCGTCGTGTACCCGGGCACCGGCCATGCGTTCTTCAATGACACCAACAGGTATACCTACAACGCCCCGGCGGCCGCCGACGCCTGGGCGCGGACGCTCACTTTTTTGGAGCAGAGCCTTGGTACCCCGGCGTGA
- a CDS encoding RbsD/FucU family protein, translated as MINYTLTHPGLLAALAESGHGSKILIADANYPHNTGAPASARRIALNLRPGLLTIDQILEVLVDAVPLEAAAVMAPPDGNWTEAVKGYERTLGTNVSIESHQRFEFYDAARSADVAVVIASGDTRHYANLLLTIGVRPDGTS; from the coding sequence ATGATCAACTACACCCTCACCCACCCGGGCCTCCTGGCGGCCCTCGCCGAGTCCGGCCACGGCTCGAAGATCCTCATCGCCGACGCCAATTACCCGCACAACACCGGAGCACCTGCCTCGGCACGGCGCATCGCGTTGAACCTCAGACCCGGGCTTCTGACCATCGATCAAATCCTTGAAGTGCTGGTCGACGCCGTTCCCCTCGAGGCAGCAGCCGTGATGGCACCCCCGGACGGCAACTGGACGGAGGCTGTCAAAGGCTACGAACGCACCCTTGGCACGAACGTTTCCATCGAATCCCATCAACGCTTTGAGTTTTATGATGCCGCGCGCTCAGCCGATGTCGCCGTCGTCATTGCCAGTGGCGATACGCGGCACTATGCGAACCTCCTGCTGACCATCGGGGTCCGGCCCGACGGCACGTCTTGA
- a CDS encoding SDR family oxidoreductase, whose product MEFAGIKAIVTGGGSGIGAATATLLQDRGADVAVLDLNPDQAPAGVKTIHCDVSNDASVRQAIEEAAQQLGGIDVIVNNAGVGAQGTIEANDDDEWHRVFDVNVLGMVRVSRAALPHLRRSSHAAIVNTCSVAATAGLPERALYSATKGAVLSLTLAMAADHLKEGIRVNCVNPGTADTPWISRLLATAPDPAAERAALEARQPHGRLVSPEEVAAAVVYLASPLSGSTTGVDLAVDGGMQALRLRPRPAAS is encoded by the coding sequence ATGGAGTTTGCCGGAATCAAGGCAATCGTTACCGGCGGAGGCTCGGGGATCGGGGCCGCAACAGCAACACTGCTCCAGGATCGCGGGGCTGACGTCGCCGTCCTGGACCTCAACCCCGACCAGGCGCCGGCGGGAGTAAAAACCATCCACTGCGACGTCTCCAACGACGCCTCCGTCCGGCAGGCCATCGAAGAGGCTGCACAGCAGCTGGGCGGAATCGACGTCATAGTCAACAACGCCGGTGTGGGTGCGCAAGGCACCATTGAGGCAAATGACGACGACGAGTGGCACCGGGTGTTCGATGTCAACGTGCTGGGCATGGTGCGCGTCTCCAGGGCTGCCCTGCCGCACCTGCGCCGCTCGAGCCACGCGGCGATCGTCAACACGTGCTCCGTTGCGGCCACCGCCGGCCTCCCCGAGCGCGCACTGTACAGCGCAACCAAAGGTGCGGTGTTGTCGCTAACCCTGGCCATGGCCGCCGACCATCTGAAGGAAGGCATCAGGGTCAACTGCGTGAACCCGGGGACTGCTGACACTCCCTGGATCAGCCGGCTCCTTGCCACCGCACCGGATCCTGCAGCCGAACGGGCGGCGCTGGAAGCGCGCCAGCCGCATGGCCGCCTCGTTTCCCCGGAGGAAGTTGCGGCAGCGGTGGTTTACCTTGCCAGTCCCCTCTCCGGGTCCACCACTGGGGTGGATCTGGCAGTGGACGGCGGCATGCAGGCTCTTCGGCTCCGGCCCCGGCCTGCCGCCTCCTGA
- the fdhA gene encoding formaldehyde dehydrogenase, glutathione-independent, which yields MTGNKAVAYKEAGKVEVIDIDYPTFELKDGPGVNPANVGRPVNHGVILKTVATNICGSDQHMVRGRTTAPPNLVLGHEITGEVVEVGRDVEFIKVGDLCSVPFNIACGRCRNCKERKTGICLNVNPDRPGSAYGYVDMGGWVGGQANYVLVPYADWNLLKFPDKDKAMEKILDLAMLSDIFPTGFHGAVTAGVGVGSTVYVAGAGPVGLAAATSAHLLGAAVVIVGDMNEGRLAQARSFGCETVDLSKGDPKDQIEQILGVPEVDCGVDAVGFEAKGHGHDAKEAPATVLNSLMELTTAGGALGIPGLYVTGDPGGIDEAAKKGALSLSLGTGWAKSLSFTTGQCPVMKYNRQLMMAILNDRVHIAKNVNAKAIPLEDAPKGYAEFDAGAATKYVLNPNGYLS from the coding sequence ATGACAGGGAACAAAGCCGTTGCCTACAAAGAAGCCGGCAAGGTCGAAGTAATTGACATTGACTATCCAACGTTCGAGCTCAAGGACGGCCCCGGGGTCAACCCCGCCAACGTGGGACGCCCGGTCAACCACGGGGTCATCCTCAAAACCGTGGCCACCAACATTTGCGGGTCGGACCAGCACATGGTCCGCGGCCGCACCACGGCTCCACCCAACCTGGTGCTGGGCCATGAAATCACCGGTGAAGTGGTGGAAGTGGGCCGTGACGTCGAATTCATCAAGGTGGGCGATCTCTGCTCGGTGCCGTTCAACATCGCCTGCGGCCGCTGCCGGAACTGCAAGGAGCGCAAGACCGGCATCTGCCTGAATGTGAACCCGGATCGCCCCGGCAGCGCCTACGGCTACGTGGACATGGGCGGCTGGGTGGGCGGCCAGGCCAATTATGTCCTGGTGCCATATGCGGACTGGAACCTGCTGAAGTTCCCGGACAAGGACAAGGCCATGGAGAAGATCCTGGACCTGGCCATGCTCTCGGATATCTTCCCCACCGGGTTCCACGGTGCGGTCACAGCCGGTGTGGGTGTCGGCTCAACCGTTTACGTGGCAGGGGCCGGTCCTGTTGGCCTCGCAGCGGCGACCAGTGCGCACCTGCTGGGTGCCGCCGTCGTCATTGTGGGCGACATGAACGAGGGCCGGTTGGCGCAGGCACGCAGCTTTGGCTGTGAGACCGTGGACTTGTCCAAGGGCGATCCGAAGGATCAGATCGAGCAAATCCTCGGCGTCCCCGAGGTGGACTGCGGCGTCGACGCCGTAGGGTTCGAGGCGAAGGGCCATGGGCACGACGCCAAGGAGGCGCCCGCGACGGTCCTGAATTCCCTCATGGAGCTCACGACGGCCGGCGGTGCCCTGGGCATCCCGGGCCTGTATGTCACGGGCGATCCGGGCGGCATCGACGAGGCCGCCAAGAAGGGTGCGCTGTCGCTGAGCCTTGGCACCGGCTGGGCCAAGTCGCTGAGCTTCACCACGGGCCAGTGCCCGGTGATGAAGTACAACCGGCAGCTGATGATGGCCATCTTGAATGACCGGGTGCACATCGCCAAGAACGTCAACGCAAAGGCAATTCCGCTGGAGGACGCACCGAAGGGCTACGCGGAGTTCGACGCCGGCGCAGCCACCAAGTACGTCCTTAACCCGAACGGCTACCTCAGCTGA
- a CDS encoding fumarylacetoacetate hydrolase family protein has product MKFARIGAPGKEVPALMHEQKYYSLEQVAKDVDADFWESDGPGRAAAALAAGELAELPAEGARIGAPIARPSSVICVGINYAAHAAESGSAPPSVPIIFHKAPNTVAGPFDTVAIPRGSTKTDWEVELGVVIGRRASYLGSPAQARDHIAGFVTVNDLSERTFQLEVSGGQWSKGKSCAGFCPTGPYLATPDEVDAGNLRLRSWVNGETRQNSSTRDLIFGVEQIIYDLSQFLVLEPGDLICTGTPEGVALSGRFPYLKAGDVVEIEVEGLGRQRQEFVQG; this is encoded by the coding sequence ATGAAATTTGCACGCATAGGTGCCCCGGGCAAGGAAGTCCCCGCCCTGATGCACGAACAGAAGTACTACTCCCTGGAACAGGTGGCGAAGGACGTCGACGCGGACTTCTGGGAATCCGACGGCCCAGGACGGGCGGCAGCAGCACTCGCCGCCGGGGAACTGGCCGAACTGCCGGCCGAGGGGGCCCGGATCGGCGCTCCGATCGCCAGGCCGTCCTCAGTCATATGCGTTGGTATAAACTATGCAGCCCACGCCGCCGAATCAGGCTCCGCTCCCCCTTCCGTGCCCATCATCTTCCATAAGGCCCCCAACACAGTGGCGGGCCCGTTCGATACCGTGGCCATTCCGCGAGGTTCCACCAAAACCGACTGGGAAGTGGAACTGGGCGTGGTCATCGGCCGGCGTGCCTCCTACCTTGGTTCCCCAGCGCAGGCGCGCGATCACATTGCCGGCTTTGTCACGGTCAACGACCTGTCCGAACGTACCTTCCAGCTGGAGGTATCCGGAGGCCAGTGGTCCAAGGGGAAGAGCTGCGCCGGATTCTGCCCCACCGGCCCGTACCTTGCCACCCCCGACGAGGTGGATGCCGGGAACTTGCGGCTGCGCAGCTGGGTCAACGGCGAAACCCGCCAGAATTCCTCCACCCGCGACCTGATCTTCGGCGTGGAGCAGATCATCTACGACCTCAGCCAGTTCCTGGTCCTGGAACCGGGAGACCTGATCTGCACCGGTACCCCCGAAGGAGTGGCCCTGTCAGGCCGGTTCCCCTACCTGAAGGCCGGCGACGTGGTGGAAATTGAAGTAGAAGGCCTCGGCCGGCAGCGGCAGGAATTCGTTCAGGGCTAA
- a CDS encoding aldo/keto reductase yields MQVETRTIPGTGVQLPVLGFGGAPIGNLYRQVPEQEALDAVTAAWEGGVRYFDTAPHYGLGLSERRLGAALAGHDRGSYLLSTKIGRLLRPNPSPQGKDTEGFDVPDDLLRVRDYSRDGVLRSIEESLQRLGTDRIDIVYIHDPDDYWTEALEGAAPTLSALRDEGVIGAWGAGMNQAEMLHRFVTETDIDVVMLAGRYTLLEQGAAQDLLPACLERGVGVVNVGVFNSGLLSKERPAGNATYNYAPAPQELLAKASLLADICESHGTTLPAAALHYPYQHQAVTSVVLGMRTPAQVKQNLDLASQSVPDQLWADLRDRGLIS; encoded by the coding sequence ATGCAAGTAGAAACCCGCACCATCCCTGGCACGGGTGTGCAGCTTCCGGTGCTCGGCTTCGGCGGAGCGCCCATCGGGAACCTTTACCGGCAGGTTCCGGAGCAGGAAGCGCTCGACGCCGTCACCGCGGCCTGGGAGGGCGGCGTCCGGTACTTCGATACCGCGCCGCACTACGGGCTGGGTCTGTCGGAACGCCGCCTGGGCGCCGCGCTGGCCGGGCACGACCGCGGCAGTTACCTCCTCAGCACCAAGATCGGACGGCTCCTGCGGCCCAACCCGTCACCGCAGGGCAAGGACACAGAGGGCTTCGACGTCCCCGATGATCTCCTCCGCGTCCGCGACTACTCACGCGACGGCGTGCTGCGCTCCATCGAGGAGAGCCTGCAGCGGCTCGGGACGGACCGGATCGACATCGTCTACATCCACGATCCCGATGACTACTGGACCGAAGCCCTCGAGGGTGCCGCTCCCACACTGTCAGCGTTGCGCGACGAAGGCGTGATCGGCGCCTGGGGCGCGGGCATGAACCAGGCCGAGATGCTCCACCGGTTCGTCACCGAAACAGACATCGACGTGGTCATGCTCGCAGGGAGGTACACGCTGCTGGAACAGGGCGCGGCGCAGGATCTGCTCCCCGCGTGCCTGGAACGCGGCGTCGGCGTGGTCAACGTGGGGGTCTTCAACTCCGGGCTCCTGTCCAAGGAACGGCCGGCAGGCAACGCCACCTACAACTACGCACCGGCGCCGCAGGAACTGCTGGCCAAAGCCAGCCTGCTGGCGGACATCTGCGAGTCGCACGGAACCACGCTTCCAGCTGCCGCCCTTCATTACCCTTACCAGCACCAGGCTGTGACCAGCGTGGTCCTGGGCATGCGGACACCGGCGCAGGTGAAGCAGAACCTGGACCTGGCCTCCCAGTCCGTCCCTGACCAGCTGTGGGCTGACCTCCGGGACCGGGGACTGATCAGCTGA